AATCACAGTTTGCGCCTAATTAGAGCATGGTCAGCGCTTTCTGGAGATCTGATTTTGTCTTGGGCGCTTTTAAATAAGCACTAACGGAAGGGGAGAATATTCCCCGCAAAGGATAACTCGTTCTAGGGATATAGCTATTTATCACGTTTCTTTGTTATAGGCGGATTAGGTTTCCCGCTTGCCTCCACTCAGACGCGAATATAATGCTTCCGATAATTTAGATTAATAAGCGAAGAACTATTAGTTGGGATCTTTTTCGGAGGGATTCGCTTTTATGAATATAGAGAAGAGCTTAATAGACATTCTCTGGGTTTTAGTTTGTTCCGGCTTGGTTTTGATCATGCAGGGAGGATTTCTGGTCTTAGAGTCAGGACTGACACGAGCAAAGAATTCCATCAACGTAGCGATCAAGAACGTTGCCGATTTCGGAGTCGCCACTCTTCTCTTTTACACATTCGGTTTCGGGCTCATGTTCGGAGCATCTTGGAACGGGATCATAGGAACTTCTTTATTCTCGCCAGTCTTTCCGGAAGGAAAGGCGTGGCCTCCTACATTCTTCTTATTCCAACTCGTGTTCTGCGGAACTTCGGCGACTATAGTCTCTGGAGCAGTTGCAGAAAGATTAAAATTTCATTCGTATCTTTTAGCGACGGCTCTTATTTCCGGAGTGATCTATCCGATCGCAGGACATTGGTGTTGGGGAGGAAGTTTAACTGGAGAAGAGCATGGATGGCTCGCGTCCAGAGGCTTTCATGATTTCGCAGGTTCTACTCTAGTGCACAGTGTGGGAGGTTGGGTTTCTCTCGCCCTTCTTCTCGTAGTAGGACCTCGGATCGGAAGATTTCCAGAAGGCGGAGAAGCCAAGACGGTTACAGGAAGCAACTTACCGATGGCAATGCTCGGAGGAATTCTTCTTTGGTTTGGATGGATGGGCTTTAACGGAGGAAGTACATTAGGATTTAATGAAAAAGTCCCCGGCATCATCTTGAACACGATCATTTCTTCAGGATTTTCTTTGATGGTAGCCATGCTATCTGCTTGGTTGATCAAAGGATTTCCAGAAGCGACTGCTCCTTTGAATGGTTCTCTTGCAGGACTCGTTGCGATTACCGCGGGAGCCGACTGCTTTACTCCGATCCAGGCCGCGATTATCGGAAGCATTGCAGGTGCAATGGTACTTCCTTCCGAAAAACTCTTAGAAAGATTTAAGATAGACGATGCAGTCGGAGCTATACCGGTCCATTTGATCGGCGGTATCTGGGGAACCATCGCAGTAGGCCTCTTCGGAAATCTGAAATTAATCGATCCCAATATAGAAAGGTCTTCTCTCTTACTCACCCAAGTAATCGGCATAGTTTCCGTGGGAGGATTCGCATTCGGTTTGT
Above is a window of Leptospira semungkisensis DNA encoding:
- the amt gene encoding ammonium transporter, with translation MNIEKSLIDILWVLVCSGLVLIMQGGFLVLESGLTRAKNSINVAIKNVADFGVATLLFYTFGFGLMFGASWNGIIGTSLFSPVFPEGKAWPPTFFLFQLVFCGTSATIVSGAVAERLKFHSYLLATALISGVIYPIAGHWCWGGSLTGEEHGWLASRGFHDFAGSTLVHSVGGWVSLALLLVVGPRIGRFPEGGEAKTVTGSNLPMAMLGGILLWFGWMGFNGGSTLGFNEKVPGIILNTIISSGFSLMVAMLSAWLIKGFPEATAPLNGSLAGLVAITAGADCFTPIQAAIIGSIAGAMVLPSEKLLERFKIDDAVGAIPVHLIGGIWGTIAVGLFGNLKLIDPNIERSSLLLTQVIGIVSVGGFAFGLSWCIFQLLNKFSSLRVDGDEERMGLNISEHKATTELIDLFLAMDYQRKTGDLAVDVPVEPFTEVGQIAERYNLVLDTVRTTLAENEKARIEIANAYEKVQIEQDKAEKLLLNILPGSIAEELKSNVGLIADSHPNVSILFADIVGFTKISASMKPESVVRILNEVFSHFDVLAEKYGLEKIKTIGDAYMAVGGLPVPNQMHPLLVAHMAWDMKEILSRFRLKRMGTKLRMRIGINTGPVVAGVIGTKKFIYDIWGDAVNLASRMESHGVAGEIQVTESTADLIRSDFALTERGEIKVKGKGLVKTFLISHRLRSPEESFGNLGYSFSAS